From the Candidatus Ancaeobacter aquaticus genome, the window TTTCTTCTGTATTATAAGCTTTTCCTCAATATCTTCAATACAATTTACCGGACACCCCTTAACACACTCAAAACAGCGAACACATTGTCTTGTATCAATAAAAGGTTTAAATGAAATAATTTTTTCTAGCGCTGTAGAGATAAGCCACGAAGGGATAATGTTTTCAAGTATGAATTTATATTTATTTGCGACTTTTACAAACTCTGTATAGTAACAACCGTTCATATCATCGCCTATTATTTCTATTTCGTTAAGATCTCCCACACCAAGTTTTCTTTTATGCGCATATACAGTAGTCCTGATTTCACCCTCTTTATATCCTAAAAGATGCGTTACGACTGCATCAAGACTGACAGGATCATTACTTGCCAGTATAAGCCCCGTTTCAACCGGTTCTCCCGCAGCGGGACCATTTCCTTCCATCCCAATAATGCCATCCATAACAGCCAAATGTGTCGGCACCATCGCATAAATATCACACAAAGCAACTGCCATAGATTTAGATGTGGGTGCCTTGACATGCACATCACGCTTTAATTTTCCGGGTAGACATCCCATCATATTTTTTACCGCTCCGGTAAAACCGACGAGTTCATGTGTTTTTAATTTCGGCACGGTCACAACAAGATCCATTTCAAAAAGCTCACCTGGCACCACTATTTCTTTAATGATTTTGTGGTCAGGATTACACATTACTTTCTTTCTTGCTGTATCAAAATTTATGAGAGTAAACCCGACCTCTTTCGCGATGCGATCGAGTCCCATATTGAAAAAAGCTTTATTAGTCGAACCTTGAGAGAAACTTCCTGATGAGTCACCAACATACACCTGAGCACCATGTTCTTGAATAAAATATCGTGCAAGCTGTTTTACAAATGAAGGGTGTGTATTAACAGGTTTGTCAGGACCCTTTGACGTTGAAAGCAGATTAACTTTGAGGAGGATCTTCGATCCCTTAATTTCTTTGAAGGCGTTGTAATGATCTATTATCGGATCAAGGCATTTTTTTAATGAAAAGTATAGCTCATCATCATTATATGAAGCGCACTTTATTAATGAGACTCTTGAGTTTGTTCCTCCGACTGATTGTCCCATTCTTCTTCCTGTGTTTCTGATGAGTTTTTAGTTTCGACTTCTTCACTTTTGGTATCTATCTGTTCTTCTGTAGTGACGAACGCTCCCATCCTTCTGAATTTTTCATATCGCTTGTTTAATATTTCCTCACCGGATAATGAGCACATCTTATCAAGATTTTTTACAAGGAATTCTTTTAGAATACGAGCCATCTCTACAGAATCTCTGTGTGCGCCACCCATTGGCTCAGGAATAACTTCATCAACAATCCCTAGTTTTAGCAAGTCTGCGCTTGTCAACTTCAGTGCGCGAGCAGCATCTTCTGCTCTTTTCCTATCTTTCCAAAGTATTGCCGCACAGCCTTCAGGAGAAATAACTGAATAATACGCATTTTGTAATATCATAATATGATCGCCAACACCGATTCCTAAAGCACCGCCACTGCCGCCTTCACCGATAACAACACAGATAATAGGCACGGTAAGCGTCATCATCTCTCGAAGATTTACCGCTATAGCTTCTGCCTGCCCTCTTTCTTCCGCGCCTATCCCCGGATATGCACCCGGTGTATCAATAAATGTTACAATTGGTATATTAAACTTTTCGGCCGTTTTCATCAAACGTAACGCTTTACGATACCCCTCGGGATGAGCACACCCAAAGTTTCTCATGAGATTTTCTTTTGTATCTCTTCCCTTTTGATGGCCCAGAAGCATTATTTTATGACCACCTATCCGTGCAGGACCACCGATCAAGGCACGGTCATCACCAAAAAACCGATCACCATGAAACTCGGTATATTCATCCATTATCAATTGCACATAATCAAGAAAATATGGACGGCTCGGATACCGCGCAACCTGTACCCGTTCCCAAGCATTTAAATTAGTAAATATTTCTTTCTTAATTTCATTCGCTTTTTGTTCCAGTTTTCTCACTTCATCAGAGACATCAATACCTTCAGTATCTGAAAACTTTCTTAATTCTTCTATTTTCTTTTCAAGCTCAATGATCGGCTTTTCAAATTGTAATCCAGATCCATTCATAAAAAAACCCTTCTCTTTTAAGGCGTATACCACACCGACATGTCTTTTTTTTCTAACGGTGTTCACATCTGGTATTATTACAGCTCACAGCGTTACCTCAATCAACAATTATCACTTTATCGTCAGGAACAACAATAGAAAACAACTCTTCAACATCATCATTGATAAGTCTCACACAACCCGCACTCGATTGCTTACCAACAGTCTGCGGCTCCCATGTGCCGTGTATCCCGTATCCCGGCGAACTTATCCCAATCCAGCGGGTTCCTAAAAAATTCTCTTTTGTACCAAACGGGATCAACCCGCCACCAGGTTTATACCACGGTGGATTAGCTAGCTTGTTCGTTACATTAAAATTCCCGCATGGGGTAGAATTCATTTTTCCGGTACCTACATTATATACTTTAAACAATTCTCCGTCTGCAAGCAACGTTAATGTATTTTTTGACTTATCAATAATCATAGAAAATACTGCTTTATTTACCTTTAACCTGTCATTGGGCTTAATGACTGATTTATTATTGAGCCCATTACTTTTCTTCAATAAGTCGACAGATGAATTATATTTTTTTGCAATTGATGCAAGTGAATCTCCTGGTTTTACCACATAAATAGTCGAATGTTCATCAATTATAGGAGAGAAAAGTATCGCCGCATTTAAATCACCATACATATTAATCGCTTCTCTAATTAAGTTACTATTCGGATAATTATCTTTAATAAGTTTTAACAGGTGCCGTGCCTGCAGGTATTGATTTTCATCTTTTCTGAGTCGTGCAAGTTGAAAAAGAGCATCATCGACATATTCACTGGTACCATATTTTGAAATGAGCGTATTAAGGCATTGTACCGCTTTACCATATTCATTCTTCTTACCGTATGAATCACCCATCCAATAGAGGGCTAAACTATCAGCATAATCACCTTGTCCCGCGGCCAAAAGTTCATCTGCATAGAAAATAGATTTCTCGTAATTACCGGTCGCATTATTGCCCTGTATAAGATAAATAAGTGACTCTCCGCCAATATCCTTCGTTTTTAAACGGTCATATACTTCCTCAAAGACAGGTAGTGATTGTGTTACTTCACCCTGACCGTACATTTTTTTTGCTTTAATAAAATCATTATGTCTTTTCACTGTACGCACCTTCATACCGACAAGCAATATAACCGTTATCGCTACAAGTGAAAGCATTACAAGTATAGTCTTATTTTTCATGTGCACGTTTCCTCTCTAAATTAAGTCTCTTTTCGAAACGTCTTGCACGGGTATAATAGTGAATTTCACGCAATAGACCATATACTACGTAGAAAAGAAACATAAAAAACAAGAACAGCTCAGTGTGAAATATAGCAATACTTGTACCCAAGACAACAGTAACAAGATTAATAAACGGCTTACCTTTGACTATTATCATGCTTTTTAGTGCAGGATACTTGATGTTGCTCACCATCAGAAATGATAGAAACAGCATAAAAAACGGCAACACCATATCAATAGAAAGCCACGGAAATTCGGACCTCAGCAAAATGACCGAAGCAAGAAATCCACTTGCGGCAGGTGTGGGCAATCCAACAAAATTTCGTTTCTCGAACAGCACCGTATTTAGATTAAAGCGCGCTAATCGTAGAGCGCAACATACCGAATAAATAAACGCAACCGCTATTCCAATGCGGTTAATATCTTTTAAAACAACTGTATACATTAATATAGTTGGCGCAATACCAAAGGTCACTAGATCAGCTAAAGAATCATATTCCACACCGAACCTGCTTGTTGCATTAACAAGACGTGCAACCTGCCCATCAAGAAAATCAAATAGCATACCGGCAACAATCACCCATGCAGCGATATAAAATTCGCCTTTTAACGCAAATGTCATTGACAGAATACCGCAGAAAAAGTTCACGGACGTAAATAAATTCGGAAGAATATACAAATTCTTATTCTTAAGCTTATTCTCCACTAGCCCTCCTTACCCCTAGAATGGTAAGCGCACCTTTTACCTTATCACCTTTTTTCACTGCTATATTATATGTAGAATCAAACGTTATCTCTACCCGCGACCCGAATTTTATTAACCCATATCGTTTACCTGACACAACACAGTCCCCGACCTTTGGGTCGCACACTATTCTTCTGGCGATCAAACCGGCAATTTGCTTAAGGATAACCGCTGTTTTGCCATTTTCAACACAAACGGTATTACTTTCATTTAATTCCGATGCCTCATCAACAAACGCTGCTTTAAACTGTCCTTTTTTGTACTGTATATACTTCACAACACCGTCAATAGGCGCATAATTAACATGCACATTAAATATGGACATAAAGATACTCACTCTTCGAGCATCTTTTTTCAGTAACGTATCATCTTTAATATCCCGAATATCTACCACAAGCCCGTCTGCAGGAGACAAAATGATACCGTCTTCTTCAGGCGAAACACGAACAGGGTCTCTAAAAAAGCATGTTATAAACACACACAGGGCAAAGCACAAAAGTCCCAAGTATATGTTAAATACTACTAAGACGAGACCTA encodes:
- the pssA gene encoding CDP-diacylglycerol--serine O-phosphatidyltransferase, producing MENKLKNKNLYILPNLFTSVNFFCGILSMTFALKGEFYIAAWVIVAGMLFDFLDGQVARLVNATSRFGVEYDSLADLVTFGIAPTILMYTVVLKDINRIGIAVAFIYSVCCALRLARFNLNTVLFEKRNFVGLPTPAASGFLASVILLRSEFPWLSIDMVLPFFMLFLSFLMVSNIKYPALKSMIIVKGKPFINLVTVVLGTSIAIFHTELFLFFMFLFYVVYGLLREIHYYTRARRFEKRLNLERKRAHEK
- a CDS encoding L,D-transpeptidase family protein; the protein is MKNKTILVMLSLVAITVILLVGMKVRTVKRHNDFIKAKKMYGQGEVTQSLPVFEEVYDRLKTKDIGGESLIYLIQGNNATGNYEKSIFYADELLAAGQGDYADSLALYWMGDSYGKKNEYGKAVQCLNTLISKYGTSEYVDDALFQLARLRKDENQYLQARHLLKLIKDNYPNSNLIREAINMYGDLNAAILFSPIIDEHSTIYVVKPGDSLASIAKKYNSSVDLLKKSNGLNNKSVIKPNDRLKVNKAVFSMIIDKSKNTLTLLADGELFKVYNVGTGKMNSTPCGNFNVTNKLANPPWYKPGGGLIPFGTKENFLGTRWIGISSPGYGIHGTWEPQTVGKQSSAGCVRLINDDVEELFSIVVPDDKVIIVD
- a CDS encoding DUF362 domain-containing protein → MGQSVGGTNSRVSLIKCASYNDDELYFSLKKCLDPIIDHYNAFKEIKGSKILLKVNLLSTSKGPDKPVNTHPSFVKQLARYFIQEHGAQVYVGDSSGSFSQGSTNKAFFNMGLDRIAKEVGFTLINFDTARKKVMCNPDHKIIKEIVVPGELFEMDLVVTVPKLKTHELVGFTGAVKNMMGCLPGKLKRDVHVKAPTSKSMAVALCDIYAMVPTHLAVMDGIIGMEGNGPAAGEPVETGLILASNDPVSLDAVVTHLLGYKEGEIRTTVYAHKRKLGVGDLNEIEIIGDDMNGCYYTEFVKVANKYKFILENIIPSWLISTALEKIISFKPFIDTRQCVRCFECVKGCPVNCIEDIEEKLIIQKKKCIECFCCQEVCPVNAVTVKPPLVKIMLGKVQKMIEYMSG
- a CDS encoding acetyl-CoA carboxylase carboxyltransferase subunit alpha, which encodes MNGSGLQFEKPIIELEKKIEELRKFSDTEGIDVSDEVRKLEQKANEIKKEIFTNLNAWERVQVARYPSRPYFLDYVQLIMDEYTEFHGDRFFGDDRALIGGPARIGGHKIMLLGHQKGRDTKENLMRNFGCAHPEGYRKALRLMKTAEKFNIPIVTFIDTPGAYPGIGAEERGQAEAIAVNLREMMTLTVPIICVVIGEGGSGGALGIGVGDHIMILQNAYYSVISPEGCAAILWKDRKRAEDAARALKLTSADLLKLGIVDEVIPEPMGGAHRDSVEMARILKEFLVKNLDKMCSLSGEEILNKRYEKFRRMGAFVTTEEQIDTKSEEVETKNSSETQEEEWDNQSEEQTQESH
- a CDS encoding phosphatidylserine decarboxylase family protein, which translates into the protein MKIRIVKEGYPHILLSFFIGLVLVVFNIYLGLLCFALCVFITCFFRDPVRVSPEEDGIILSPADGLVVDIRDIKDDTLLKKDARRVSIFMSIFNVHVNYAPIDGVVKYIQYKKGQFKAAFVDEASELNESNTVCVENGKTAVILKQIAGLIARRIVCDPKVGDCVVSGKRYGLIKFGSRVEITFDSTYNIAVKKGDKVKGALTILGVRRASGE